The following proteins are encoded in a genomic region of Triticum dicoccoides isolate Atlit2015 ecotype Zavitan chromosome 1B, WEW_v2.0, whole genome shotgun sequence:
- the LOC119349827 gene encoding disease resistance protein RGA5-like, producing the protein MTGGIVTVAGGVMDPLIGKLKTLMGDEYNKFIGVRKQVSFLENELSAMNAALHKLELVDELDPTVKDWVDHVRDMSYDMENCIDDFIHEFSADDVKAGLIEKTIQFVKKFRQRLRIADRMEELKTLALEANARRERYKIDDCRPASSSVAVDPRLRAVYQEAETLVGIDGPRKEVVTRLMDTQKKLKVVSIVGFGGLGKTTLAKQVYDKISSQFTCKAFFSVSQRPDMIELLNNLQYKLGMKESNSSRPRKVDDIIEELREHLKKRRYLIVVDDLWDESTWNIIKCAFPEDGNGSRVIATTRVEGVAGAACQNDREGIYKLEPLSEENSRMLLLNRVFGFVHGCPPQLEDVMAEILKKCHGLPLAVITIASLLASEERSLKGWESIRDYLGAQSATNPTLEEMKSILNLSYMHLPAHFRACFLYLGMYAEDCEILRDDLIRQWIAEGFIISLHVQDLEDVGRSYFNELVNRSMIQPYKNVDGKVCCKVHDMMLDLILSKCAEDNFISVAYNYEGMARLHSRKHKVHRLCMTSIVGGGATYGPTIVVSLSQVRSFTMLGNSMPPLVLFKYLRVLKIDQGRPRGDEETRDLTAIRQLFQLRYLQILGPYPIKLPSELQGLVYLETLDIPDACPRTIPSDIVHLSRLSYLNVWMEEGLPELIGNMKVLRSLRISNSWVIHHSMKGIMGLGELTNLRELMIEVGPLEKPELDALVWSIGRLCNLKHLQILGLCSKGDNQLGSLSNHFQHLEELHVSSLNFCRVPTWMGGLHCLSILDLRVEETSTEEVYLLGGLPSLVNLIFKPSHIPKERAMLDTGLFPVLEYLEFWSQEDVMGYLGFEAGAMPNLQFLTVHFIKEWGGSIPVGMEHLSRLQEILLKEAYSDDAIVSMFRNALSAHPNRPSVEHWSGKREEVVRI; encoded by the exons ATGACAGGCGGAATTGTGACCGTGGCAGGCGGGGTGATGGACCCCCTCATCGGCAAGCTCAAAACACTCATGGGCGATGAGTACAACAAGTTCATAGGTGTCAGGAAGCAAGTCTCATTCCTTGAGAACGAGCTCAGCGCCATGAATGCCGCCCTTCACAAGCTGGAGCTCGTGGatgagctcgatccgaccgtcaagGACTGGGTGGATCATGTTAGGGATATGTCCTATGACATGGAGAATTGTATCGACGACTTCATACACGAGTTTAGCGCCGATGATGTCAAGGCAGGCCTCATAGAGAAGACTATTCAGTTCGTCAAGAAGTTTCGACAACGTCTTCGGATAGCTGACCGGATGGAAGAACTCAAGACTCTTGCCTTGGAGGCAAATGCTCGGCGCGAGAGGTATAAGATTGATGATTGCAGGCCTGCCTCTAGCTCTGTGGCTGTTGACCCTCGGCTGCGAGCGGTATACCAGGAGGCGGAAACTCTTGTGGGTATTGATGGCCCAAGGAAGGAGGTTGTCACTCGGTTGATGGATACACAAAAGAAACTCAAGGTGGTGTCCATTGTGGGATTCGGTGGTCTTGGTAAAACAACACTTGCCAAACAGGTGTATGACAAGATCAGCTCGCAATTCACATGCAAGGCATTTTTTTCTGTTTCACAGAGGCCTGATATGATTGAGCTACTCAACAATTTACAATATAAACTTGGGATGAAGGAGTCCAATTCATCCCGCCCTCGCAAGGTTGACGACATCATTGAAGAGCTAAGGGAACATCTGAAAAAGAGGAG GTACCTTATTGTTGTGGACGATCTGTGGGATGAATCGACATGGAATATTATTAAGTGTGCTTTTCCAGAAGATGGTAACGGAAGCAGAGTAATAGCTACAACACGAGTGGAAGGTGTGGCCGGAGCAGCCTGTCAGAATGACCGTGAGGGTATCTACAAATTGGAACCTCTCAGTGAAGAAAACTCAAGAATGTTATTGTTGAATAGAGTATTTGGGTTCGTACATGGTTGTCCCCCCCAACTTGAAGATGTCATGGCTGAAATTTTGAAAAAGTGTCATGGATTGCCACTTGCAGTTATCACAATAGCTAGCCTATTAGCAAGTGAAGAAAGATCATTGAAGGGCTGGGAGAGTATAAGGGATTATTTGGGTGCCCAGTCTGCCACAAATCCCACCTTGGAAGAGATGAAGAGTATATTAAACCTTAGCTACATGCATCTTCCTGCTCATTTTCGAGCATGTTTTTTGTACCTTGGTATGTATGCAGAGGACTGTGAGATCCTAAGAGATGATCTGATTCGACAATGGATAGCTGAAGGCTTTATCATTAGTTTgcatgtgcaagatctggaggatgtTGGCAGGAGTTATTTCAATGAGCTTGTCAATAGAAGCATGATCCAACCTTATAAAAATGTGGATGGGAAGGTGTGTTGCAAAGTACACGACATGATGCTTGATTTGATCCTAAGCAAGTGTGCTGAAGATAACTTTATAAGTGTGGCATACAATTATGAaggcatggcaagattgcatagcaGGAAACACAAGGTTCACAGACTATGTATGACATCCATTGTTGGTGGTGGAgcaacatatggcccaactattgtTGTTAGCTTATCACAAGTTCGGTCATTTACAATGTTGGGGAACTCCATGCCTCCTCTGGTGTTGTTTAAGTATCTCCGGGTGCTCAAGATTGATCAAGGCAGGCCCAGGGGAGACGAGGAGACACGTGACCTCACCGCTATTAGGCAATTGTTTCAGCTAAGGTATTTGCAGATTTTGGGGCCATATCCTATAAAGCTCCCTTCTGAACTTCAAGGGCTTGTTTACTTGGAGACGCTGGACATACCTGATGCATGCCCCAGGACCATCCCCTCAGATATTGTCCATTTGTCCCGCTTGTCCTATCTCAATGTATGGATGGAAGAAGGGCTGCCTGAATTGATTGGAAATATGAAAGTATTGCGCAGTTTGAGAATATCGAATAGCTGGGTGATCCATCATAGCATGAAGGGTATTATGGGTCTTGGTGAGCTGACCAATCTTCGGGAACTGATGATCGAGGTGGGGCCTTTGGAGAAGCCAGAACTTGATGCTTTGGTCTGGTCCATTGGAAGGCTCTGTAACCTCAAACACCTTCAAATCTTAGGGTTATGTTCCAAAGGCGATAACCAGCTGGGTTCATTATCCAATCATTTCCAACATCTCGAGGAATTGCATGTATCTTCATTAAATTTCTGTAGAGTTCCCACATGGATGGGTGGTCTTCATTGCCTTAGCATTCTCGACCTGCGTGTGGAGGAGACGTCAACTGAGGAGGTTTATCTTCTTGGGGGGCTTCCCTCCCTTGTCAATTTGATTTTCAAACCATCACACATCCCTAAAGAAAGGGCTATGTTGGACACGGGACTATTCCCGGTTCTGGAGTACCTCGAATTTTGGTCTCAGGAAGATGTTATGGGGTACCTGGGGTTCGAGGCAGGGGCCATGCCCAACCTACAATTCCTCACCGTTCACTTTATAAAGGAGTGGGGCGGCAGTATACCAGTCGGCATGGAACATCTATCACGCCTCCAAGAGATCCTACTGAAGGAGGCTTATTCCGATGATGCCATTGTGTCTATGTTCAGGAATGCCTTATCAGCACACCCAAACCGCCCTTCCGTTGAACATTG GTCCGGTAAACGTGAGGAGGTAGTTCGAATTTGA